One region of Miscanthus floridulus cultivar M001 chromosome 19, ASM1932011v1, whole genome shotgun sequence genomic DNA includes:
- the LOC136527645 gene encoding uncharacterized protein, with amino-acid sequence MTMPASSPSGGSACAPPPPPPPPPPPRAMKRELAFALQSLSEISASPGRTRSGRPISSLPDPSASASLKRRKRSAPSAPAPAADLVSPPTSPIDAEPPNQPLLDIIQPLHGSNPPTASDHRSDSNAAQEVILQSMLEAPQPSHADTAAEDSAMEVIAKVNLPAAEDSAAETATEDSAMEVIAKPNVLAEDGASKPNVAAEDTAAVAPTLLETTIADSASKPNVAAEDTAGVPPTLLETTIAAGNDQCDNTNSNGASLQQQAVTIAAGNDQCDNSNSNGASLQQQAVDNVLLSNTMLAEDAATPVAAAELKPARRFTRSLLKNNKPDKEESAACESQATPDGSKDASFDFALLLEKPQRRFTRSLLKTKVESSLLGSDDALDSTSDSPPSVKKMEMKMSKKVACLTKHPGNIRELLNTGLLEGMPVMYIIPHSKKAVLKGVITGCNILCFCLSCNGAKAVSAYYFEQHAGSTKKHPADYIYLGNGNSLRDVLRASDRSPLEALEKTIRSSIDPVAKRSRVNCLNCNEPVLPSSQTENILCQVCLESKQPQDPLTASYTCNGSSSLTPGSKEALLKNISSGKKGGSAGKVTNKDNRLHKLVFNVLLDGTEVAYYVDGQRKVDGYIKDQRIYCNHCNRVVSPSAFEAHAGEGSRRKPYDNIFTSNGVSLHELAMKISKDMELSERETDDLCRECGQGGDIFPCKICPRSFHPACVGLSKVPSEWYCDNCRNLVQKEKALAQNKNAKAAGRQAGVDSIEQIMKRAIRIVPISDDLGGCALCKQKDFNNAVFDERTVILCDQCEKEYHVGCLQSQWQVELKELPEGEWFCCSSCSETRSSLDKIISNGAQLLAEPDLEIIRKKHETRGLCMDTSKDLKWQLLSGKRATEEGSILLSAAVPIFHQSFDPIREALTGRDLIPEMVNGRGPKEGMPGQDYSGMYCALLTVGSAVVSAALMRVMGGDVAELPLVATSQDVQGLGYFQALFSCIERVLVSLKIKHFVLPAAHEAEGIWMKKFGFSRILPEELEACLNGAHLTIFHGTSYLYKAVPMS; translated from the exons ATGACCATGCCGGCCTCGTCCCCCTCCGGTGGCAGTGCCTgtgccccaccgccgccgccgccaccgccgccgccgccgcgggctaTGAAACGTGAGCTCGCCTTCGCGCTCCAGTCCCTCTCCGAGATCTCTGCCTCCCCCGGCCGCACGCGCTCCGGCCGCCCCATCTCTTCCCTTCCGGACCCATCGGCATCAGCATCTCTCAAGAGGCGCAAGAGATCCGCCCcgtccgcccccgcccccgcagcCGATCTCGTCTCCCCGCCCACGTCGCCTATCGACGCCGAGCCGCCTAACCAGCCcctccttgacatcatccaaccGCTCCATGGATCTAATCCTCCCACCGCCTCTGACCACCGTTCCGATTCCAATGCCGCTCAAGAGGTCATTCTGCAATCGATGCTGGAAGCCCCCCAGCCGTCGCACGCTGACACTGCAGCAGAGGACTCGGCAATGGAAGTGATTGCAAAGGTGAATCTGCCCGCAGCAGAGGATAGTGCAGCAGAGACTGCAACAGAGGACTCGGCAATGGAAGTGATTGCAAAGCCGAATGTGCTCGCAGAGGATGGTGCATCAAAGCCGAATGTGGCCGCAGAGGACACTGCAGCAGTAGCACCAACTCTGCTGGAAACCACCATTGCAGATAGTGCATCAAAGCCGAATGTGGCCGCAGAGGATACTGCAGGAGTACCACCAACTCTGCTGGAAACCACCATTGCAGCTGGAAATGACCAGTGTGATAACACAAACTCGAATGGAGCAAGTCTACAGCAGCAGGCCGTCACCATTGCAGCTGGAAACGACCAGTGTGATAACTCAAACTCAAATGGAGCAAGTCTACAGCAGCAGGCCGTGGACAATGTATTACTCTCCAATACTATGCTAGCTGAGGACGCTGCCACACCTGTGGCTGCTGCCGAGCTCAAGCCTGCAAGGCGCTTCACCCGATCACTGCTCAAGAATAATAAACCAGACAAAGAAGAGTCTGCAGCTTGTGAAAGTCAGGCGACACCAGATGGCAGCAAGGATGCCTCATTTGATTTCGCTTTGCTCCTGGAGAAGCCTCAGAGAAGGTTCACAAGGTCGTTGCTCAAGACAAAGGTTGAGAGCAGTTTGCTTGGATCTGACGATGCGCTGGACAGCACATCTGACTCCCCTCCATCAGTGAAGAAGATGGAGATGAAGATGTCAAAGAAAGTTGCCTGCCTCACGAAGCATCCTGGAAACATTAGAGAGCTGCTCAATACAGGCCTGCTCGAAGGGATGCCAGTTATGTACATCATTCCTCATAGCAAG AAGGCTGTGCTAAAAGGAGTGATTACTGGTTGCAATATACTTTGCTTTTGCCTGTCCTGTAATGGCGCCAAG GCTGTTTCAGCTTATTACTTTGAACAACATGCTGGAAGCACCAAAAAACACCCTGCTGATTACATTTACTTAGGGAATGGCAATAGTTTGCGTGACGTGCTGCGTGCATCTGACAGATCTCCCTTGGAGGCTCTGGAAAAAACGATTCGTTCTTCCATTGATCCAGTAGCTAAAAGGAGCCGCGTTAATTGTTTGAATTGCAATG AGCCTGTTCTTCCGTCATCACAAACTGAAAACATACTGTGTCAAGTTTGCCTCGAGTCAAAGCAACCTCAAGATCCTCTTACCGCATCGTATACATGTAATGGCAGTTCGAG TCTGACTCCAGGTTCCAAGGAGGCTTTGCTAAAGAACATATCATCAGGCAAGAAGGGTGGGAGTGCTGGCAAAGTAACAAACAA GGATAACAGACTACACAAATTGGTCTTTAATGTTTTGCTTGATGGCACAGAAGTAGCTTACTATGTTGATGGGCAG AGAAAGGTTGACGGGTATATCAAGGATCAAAGAATCTACTGTAATCACTGCAACAGAGTG GTTAGCCCATCAGCATTTGAAGCTCATGCGGGTGAGGGATCAAGGCGCAAACC GTATGATAACATATTCACATCAAACGGAGTATCATTGCATGAGCTGGCAATGAAAATATCAAAGGATATGGAACTGTCAGAACGCGAGACAGATGATCTGTGCAGAGAATGTGGTCAGGGGGGAGACATTTTCCCGTGCAAAATTTGTCCAAGGTCATTTCATCCAG CTTGTGTTGGACTGTCTAAAGTCCCCTCCGAATGGTATTGTGATAATTGTCGCAATCTTGTGCAAAAAGAAAAGGCTTTAGCACAGAACAAAAATGCTAAAGCTGCTGGGAGGCAAGCTGGAGTTGATTCCATTGAACAGATAATGAAGAGAGCTATACGGATTGTCCCCATTTCTGATGATCTTGGAGGCTGTGCTCTATGCAA ACAGAAAGATTTCAACAATGCTGTGTTTGATGAGCGCACTGTGATACTCTGTGACCAA TGTGAGAAAGAGTATCATGTCGGATGCTTGCAGAGTCAATGGCAAGTAGAACTAAAG GAATTGCCAGAGGGGGAGTGGTTCTGTTGCAGTAGTTGCTCTGAGACACGATCTTCATTGGACAAGATAATCTCCAATGGAGCTCAACTATTGGCGGAGCCAGATCTTGAAATCATAAGGAAGAAACATGAGACAAGAGGTTTATGCATGGACACCAGTAAAGATCTCAAATGGCAATTACTTTCTGGTAAAAGGGCTACTGAAGAGGGAAGCATATTGCTCTCTGCTGCAGTGCCAATTTTTCAT CAATCTTTTGATCCGATCCGTGAAGCTCTCACTGGTAGAGATTTGATTCCTGAGATGGTTAACGG GAGGGGACCTAAGGAGGGAATGCCCGGACAAGATTACAGTGGAATGTACTGTGCACTGTTAACTGTGGG CTCTGCTGTGGTGTCAGCAGCACTTATGCGTGTGATGGGAGGTGATGTGGCTGAGCTGCCACTAGTTGCTACAAGCCAGGATGTTCAAGGGCTG GGCTACTTCCAAGCCTTGTTCTCATGCATAGAGAGGGTGCTAGTCTCGCTGAAGATCAAGCACTTTGTGCTTCCAGCTGCACATGAAGCTGAAGGGATCTGGATGAAGAAATTTGGCTTCT